The sequence GTCCGTCCGCTTGTCCGCTGGCCCAGTACCAGAAGGCTTCCTTGCTGATGGCCAGGTTGCGGGCTTCGCAGCTGCGGTACCAGCGGGCGGTCACGTCGCCTTCCACGTACGTGGTGTATCCGAACAGTTGGCCGGGTTCGTCTTCTGTTTTGGCTGCGGCGAAGATGATGTAAGGCCAGGATCCCAGGTCCCATCCCTCGCGGCCCCATCCTGGCACTTCGTGCCATCCGGTGCCGGCCAGCGATTCCATCCAGTCATACCCTTCGCCGTACATGTCACGCTCGACAGTCGCTGGGACGGTTACGGTTTCACGGGTGTCCTTGGTCGTGGTCTGCATAGGTTTTTGCTTCCTTTCGCTTCACGGAAAGAGGGGCAGGTTGCCAGCCACCTACACGAGCCCTCCCCCGGTTGTTTTTTGCCTGCTGGCGAAATGCAATGAAGCGGGGCCAGCCGGAAAACCCATCAACCCGTCAGGGGTGCGCAATCCACGAAAATCTTGGGCCGAAAGAAGCGACGAAGGAGCGCGGCCCAAGAATTTCTGGTGGAGCACGCCCGAAGCGCAGCGAGTGGCTTGTGGGTTTGTAGGTGGCCCGTACACTCCGAAGGACAGCAGCAAGAAACAGGAAAAGACCGGACGAAGTCCGGGCCAACAGCCGGCCGCGCCAGCGGACGCCCGATACACCCTGGAGACGAGCTTGCGAGGAGCCAGGGTGCTCAGCGGGACGGGCACCTCATGGCATAACCTAGTCCGTGTCTAACGTCCACGACTATCCTGGACGGGGAATGCTCGCATGTTCAGGACCACCAGCGGGGAATTGTTGCCAAAGTTCGGGACATCGGGTTCACACAGCCCTTGAAACACGGGAAACAATCAGCCCACTGCAAGTCGCCCATGATGCCCCACAGATCAACTACGAGCAGCACACGAAAGCGTAAAGTACTCGTGCACGACGGTATTCCATCCAGCTCAATCCTGGAGCAACAAGAGCGCAGCACCATGCGCGGTGAGTATCTTCCGGCCTACCGACTCAGCGCGTGAGAACTGGTCCACCGGTAACTGGCTTAATGAAAAACCAGAAATCTTCAGGGCGTGGTGTGCAAGTAACCATACAGCTGGTGGTTTAGCCTAGATTCATGCGTGGTTCAGTCTCATGGCGACACCACGCACTGTTCGGATTGAGCGTTTCACCTCTCTCATCCGTGCGGGAACCCTGCATAATGGCTAGGTGCCCTATTGGGCACCTAGCCATTTGCATCTGCAAGCACTGAACAGGCTGAGATTGACGTTCTGTGGACCAGAGTGGCCACACTTCAACGGTCCAAAACCAGCGATGAACAACCACGAGCAAGCGACGTTTACTTCTTGTTCAGCGTCATCACCACTGTGGCATATCTAGGCTTCGAGGCAGTTAACCAGACAGTCAATTTCTTACCAGCACCCTTCTTGGTCACGGTGTAATTCGGCTGGTGGCCTCGCTGATAATCTTTCCCGAGCGCAGCCACTGATACGAAACTTTCACGCCCTTCGCGTTTCAGGTACCAGCGCTTACTTTGAGCTCCCTGCCAGTGGCTTTCCTGCCAGTAGTCGCAGACTCCTTTACTACTTTCAGCTTCGCTGGAACGTCCGTTGCAGTAGACGCACTCGTGGACACGGGTTTGGTGGGGTAGTCCACCGCGATCACAGCATTCGATCCTTCTCAGATGGACGGTAAGACGCGCCCGTCGCCACTGAAATCGCTTTACCATTGCGCGTCCACTGCAGACTCGTAAAAGGATAATTGCCCACATTTGAACCGCAGATACTTCGCTTACCATCCATCTAATTGTTTGAGCGACACGATCAAAGCCCTGAACTGGCATCGAAGCGCATCGTAAGATGAATCCAAACGCATAGAATCAATGCAATACATTGCAGCCTCTGCGCATCACCCTGCGGCCCTGCAGTGCGGGATAACGCGACTCCTCCGCGAGAACGGATACTAGTTTTGCTGTCAAAGATCAAAGAAATCGCGAATCGAACCTTCCACGTGGAGATCCGGAATAAGAAGCCCATTCCTGTCAAGATGGGCGGCCAAGAGGAACTGCCGGCACTGCTCAAGCAAGTGATCGCCGAGCTGAAGAAAAGTCGCAACGAGCTGACCGCGATTCGCACTGCTACCACTGGCCGGTACATGGACGAAGTGGCAGAAGTCTACGCGCACCAAGTCCTGCCCTTTAAAGAGTCTCTGGAGCTACTGGCCACGTCTAACGCCTCCATCGCACGATTCGGAGATGGCGAATTCCGGCTCATGCTCCGCCCAGAGTTCAACCTAGGCTTCCAAAGCAACTCCAAGGAACTCCAGTATCAGCTCCGGGAAGTCTTTGAAACTCAATCCGAAGACCTGCTCATCGGCTTCCCCTTCTTATTCCGAGATGCCCACTGGTCCAACGTGTATGCCGAGCTGTGGCCCAGCTTGAAGCCACTGGTTAACCCTCAGCAAAAATACATCAATGCCTATATCACCAGGCCCCGAGTGTTTGAAGTCCTGGGCCAGGAAGCAGTAGAGCTATGGCGCAAAGTCTGGGACCGGAAAGATGCCATCATCATCACCGGCGAGGGCTCACGGTTTGATTTGGTCCCGGAACTTTTCGATAACCTGAAAACCGCAGACTTTATCCATTCAACTCCCAAGGACGCATTTACCGATCTGGAACGAGTTGTCTCCGAGACTCTGGAAAAGAATCCGGACCTTGCCGTCATTTCCCTAGGCCCGGCCGGAACCGTTTTGGCCAAAAAACTCTCCGAACGCGGGATCCGAGCACTTGATATCGGCCATTTAAGCAGCAGCTACCTCAACGTGGTGCAAGGCCACGCACGTCCGGAACATACTCCCGCAACGCGGCAACTACGCAAATAGCCCGGGCCGTTGCCCCGATGCCGCCTCCGGGAAGCTGCGCATTCCCATGATCATAATCTGTCGCGCTCGGGCTTGAATATGCAGGAACTTTCAAAATATTCTCTAAAGAA comes from Glutamicibacter arilaitensis Re117 and encodes:
- a CDS encoding GT-D fold domain-containing glycosyltransferase produces the protein MLSKIKEIANRTFHVEIRNKKPIPVKMGGQEELPALLKQVIAELKKSRNELTAIRTATTGRYMDEVAEVYAHQVLPFKESLELLATSNASIARFGDGEFRLMLRPEFNLGFQSNSKELQYQLREVFETQSEDLLIGFPFLFRDAHWSNVYAELWPSLKPLVNPQQKYINAYITRPRVFEVLGQEAVELWRKVWDRKDAIIITGEGSRFDLVPELFDNLKTADFIHSTPKDAFTDLERVVSETLEKNPDLAVISLGPAGTVLAKKLSERGIRALDIGHLSSSYLNVVQGHARPEHTPATRQLRK